GGCTGTCCAGACGCCCGGTGACACCGAGCAGGACGACCATGAGCACGAGGGTCCACAGCACCCGGTGCGCAAGGATCTCGACGGAACCCGAGGGGTCGAGGAGCCCGAAATAGGCGGGGAACAGACCCCACAATCCGTAGGCCCCGAGCCCGCACATCACGCCGGTGCGCACGACGGTCCGGTTCGGCGAGTCACTCACCGCACCACCCTACGACCCGGCCGGCAGCCCTCCCGCAGCGGCCGGACGGGTCACGGCTCGCCGTCGTCGCGGCCGGGGACGACCGTGTCGACGTGGGTGGGCAGCAGGGGGTTGACCGAGAACCGGCCGGCGACCGCATCGGCCGGCAGCGCCTCCACCGCGCGCACCGCCGGGGCGTCCGCGATGCCGCGCAACCGGTCGGCGGAGCCGCGCACCACCGCGCCGACGACGCAGTCGCATCCGCCGGCGAGCCGGTCGGCCGAGGTCGCGGCGACGCGGGCGGCGCGCTCGGTGCCCTGTTCGATCAGCCGCAGCCGGCCCGCCGCGACCGCCGGGGCGCGGCGCAGCGCCTCCGCGTCGGCCGGGACCTCGACGGGCACCAGCGGGGTCTGCACGCGGTCGATCGGGACCCGGAACAGCACCTGCCCCACCCGCACCTCCTCGGACAGGCCGACGATCGTGTCGATGCCGACGGGCTCGGTGAACGACACCAGCGCCCAGTGCTCGCCGGTCCCGGTCCCCGCCGCGGTGAGGCTGTCGGCGGCGCGGGCGAGATAGTCGGCGACGACCTCCCCGTTGTCGGGGCCGAGGGCGTCGGTGCCCACCGCCGCGGGACGCGTCGGGGCGAACCATCCGGCGAGGAGCACGGCGAACACGAGAGCGGCGGTGGCCACCCAGGGCAGGGCACGGCGCATCGGTCAGCCGTCGCGCAGGACGGCGAGCGCGTGCTCGAGGTCCGGCGGGTACTTGCTGGTGATCTCGACCCAGTGGCCGCGGGTCGGGTGCGAGAACCCGAGCGAGCAGGCATGCAGCCACTGCCGTTCCAGGCCGAGCTTGGCGGCCAGGCGCGGATCGGCGCCGTAGGTGAGGTCGCCGCAGCAGGGATGCCGCAGCGCCGAGAAGTGCACGCGGATCTGGTGGGTGCGGCCGGTCTCGAGGTGGATGTCGAGCAGGCTCGCGGCCTGGAACGCCTCGATGGTGTCGTAGTGCGTGACGCTGGGCTTGCCGTCGGCGGTGACGGTGAACTTCCAGTCGCTGCTGCGGTGCCGGCCGATCGGGGCGTCGATGGTGCCGCTGCTCGGATCCGGGTGGCCCTGAACCAGGGCGTGGTAGCGCTTCTCGATGGTGCGTTCCTTGAATGCCCGCTTGAGCACCGTGTAGGCACGTTCGGAGGTCGCG
This region of Rhodococcus sp. Z13 genomic DNA includes:
- a CDS encoding RluA family pseudouridine synthase, producing MPVPDGLDGMRVDAGLARLLGLSRTVVATLTEEGSVVVDGAPVGKSDRLSAGSWLEVVLPEPPRPLTIEAKPVEGMEILYADDDIVAVDKPVGVAAHASVGWTGPTVIGGLAAAGYRISTSGAHERQGIVHRLDVGTSGVMVVATSERAYTVLKRAFKERTIEKRYHALVQGHPDPSSGTIDAPIGRHRSSDWKFTVTADGKPSVTHYDTIEAFQAASLLDIHLETGRTHQIRVHFSALRHPCCGDLTYGADPRLAAKLGLERQWLHACSLGFSHPTRGHWVEITSKYPPDLEHALAVLRDG